The following are encoded in a window of Vigna unguiculata cultivar IT97K-499-35 chromosome 8, ASM411807v1, whole genome shotgun sequence genomic DNA:
- the LOC114195174 gene encoding putative pectinesterase 10 — MESFSRMMSFLPILLISCFFCVGKATDCGGNHVTETIIVGKEGDATFSTIQEAIDSVKINNDQWIKIHIQAGLYIERVTIPREKSCIILEGEGNSTTTISYADHRSINHNATFTSLASNVVASGITFKNSYNLVNKRYKSYNVGSKIEQANAARLHGDKYFFYNCSFLGYQDTLYDHWGRHYFKDCYIEGEIDFIYGSGQSFYENCWINVIGRFHSAGYVTAQGRTSPDDPDGFVFEGGSLIGNGKVNLGRAWKAYSRVIFHKTYFSDIVTPQGWNAWHYAGNESGITYAEVDCEGAGADTSKRVPWMKTLNASEMEEFSLASFINKDGWVDNLPIQSS; from the exons ATGGAATCGTTCTCTAGAATGATGAGTTTTCTTCCAATCTTGTTGATTAGTTGTTTCTTTTGTGTTGGTAAAGCCACAGACTGTGGTGGAAATCATGTTACAGAAACTATCATTGTTGGTAAAGAAGGCGACGCAACATTTAGTACAATTCAAGAAGCCATTGATTCTGTAAAAATTAACAATGACCAATGGATCAAGATTCATATTCAAGCAGGCTTATACAT aGAAAGGGTTACTATTCCGAGAGAAAAATCATGTATAATTTTAGAAGGAGAGGGTAATTCGACAACAACCATAAGTTACGCAGACCACAGATCAATAAACCATAACGCTACGTTTACTTCTTTAGCATCCAATGTGGTTGCAAGTGGCATTACTTTCAAG AACTCATATAATTTGGTGAATAAAAGATACAAATCTTACAACGTGGGAAGCAAAATCGAACAAGCAAATGCAGCAAGACTGCATGGAGATAAATATTTCTTCTATAATTGTAGTTTTTTAGGTTATCAAGACACTCTGTATGATCATTGGGGACGTCATTACTTCAAAGATTGTTACATTGAAGGTGAAATCGACTTTATATATGGTAGTGGGCAATCTTTCTATGAg AACTGTTGGATAAATGTTATTGGAAGATTTCATTCAGCAGGGTATGTGACAGCTCAGGGACGAACTTCACCAGATGATCCAGatggttttgtttttgaagGAGGTTCCCTTATAGGGAATGGTAAAGTGAATTTAGGAAGAGCATGGAAAGCCTATTCAAGAGTCATATttcataaaacatatttttctgaTATTGTAACTCCTCAAGGATGGAATGCTTGGCATTATGCAGGCAATGA GAGTGGAATCACTTATGCTGAAGTTGATTGTGAAGGAGCAGGAGCTGACACCTCGAAGCGTGTTCCATGGATGAAAACCCTAAATGCTTCAGAAATGGAAGAATTTTCTTTAGCATCTTTTATTAATAAGGATGGATGGGTTGACAACTTACCAATACAATCCtcctaa
- the LOC114195173 gene encoding uncharacterized protein At4g26485-like: MEEKTIKHYSSSQKILLVGEGDFSFSLSLAKAFGSASNMVATSLDSKGILLWKYPRVSIKLMELEELGCTILHEVDVHTMSEHPLLKTKCFDRIIFNFPHAGFTYREHKLCQIELHQKLVSGFFKSAKKMITQNGEIHVTHKNGNPYNKWEVVELAVDENLQLVEKVRFRKRDYLGYVNKRGSGNRCDKTFAVGDCSTFKFSHASQDNCSLIGLEDLFSLVEKFPIGRM, translated from the exons ATGGAAGAGAAAACGATAAAACACTACAGTAGCTCCCAGAAGATACTCCTCGTAGGAGAGGGagatttctctttttctctctctttggCCAAGGCATTTGGCTCTGCTTCTAACATGGTAGCAACTTCACTTGACTCCAAAG GTATTTTATTATGGAAATACCCGAGGGTTTCAATAAAGTTGATGGAATTAGAGGAACTTGGTTGCACCATTCTGCATGAAGTGGATGTTCATACTATGAGTGAACACCCGCTCCTCAAAACCAAATGTTTTGACCGaatcattttcaattttccACATGCCGGATTTACCTATCGTGAGCATAAACTGTGTCAGATTGA GCTACATCAGAAGTTGGTATCTGGATTTTTTAAGAGTGCAAAAAAGATGATAACTCAAAATGGAGAAATTCATGTGACACACAAGAATGGTAATCCTTATAATAAGTGGGAAGTAGTAGAATTGGCAGTTGATGAAAATTTGCAATTGGTTGAGAAGGTTCGTTTTCGTAAACGGGATTATCTGGGCTATGTTAATAAGAGAGGATCTGGGAATAGATGCGACAAAACTTTCGCTGTTGGTGATTGCAGCACCTTCAAATTTTCCCATGCTTCTCAAGATAATTGTTCGCTTATTGGTTTGGAAGACTTATTTTCTTTGGTTGAGAAATTTCCAATTGGGCGAA TGTGA